One Clostridia bacterium DNA segment encodes these proteins:
- a CDS encoding Hsp20/alpha crystallin family protein yields ERYMGQFRRTVTLPTTVKEDEIKATYRNGILEIRMPKENPGRRKTIDIEFA; encoded by the coding sequence AGGAAAGGTATATGGGCCAATTTCGCCGCACCGTTACCTTGCCTACCACGGTCAAGGAGGATGAAATCAAAGCTACTTATCGCAACGGTATCCTGGAAATCCGGATGCCCAAAGAAAATCCCGGGCGCCGGAAGACCATCGATATTGAATTCGCATAA
- a CDS encoding DUF1624 domain-containing protein produces the protein MERQRYLELDFLRGITLIAMILWHLAWDLMYYYDYPFRLDRGVMYWGFQFIAPTFMLLAGISCSFTRNHYRRAWRVLLFAMVITIGSYFYDPEQAILFGILHFMGVNMLLYPVYRRWPNWLLLTMALLLVLSGRMVAGVDMSHNWLLPLGFRSSTYRSFDYFPLIPYAGYFLTGVVLGRVLYPNGQARFRVPMPPNPISRLGQHSLTVYLVHQPVLWSGLYLLHRWGLI, from the coding sequence ATGGAAAGACAGCGTTACCTCGAACTGGACTTTCTCCGGGGCATTACCTTAATTGCCATGATCCTTTGGCACCTGGCCTGGGATTTGATGTATTACTACGACTATCCTTTTCGCCTGGACCGGGGAGTGATGTACTGGGGCTTTCAATTTATCGCCCCTACCTTTATGCTGCTGGCGGGCATCAGCTGTTCTTTCACGCGAAATCATTACCGCCGGGCCTGGCGGGTGTTGTTGTTCGCTATGGTGATTACAATAGGTTCGTATTTTTATGACCCGGAGCAGGCCATCCTGTTTGGGATTCTTCATTTCATGGGTGTGAATATGCTGCTCTACCCGGTCTACCGCCGTTGGCCCAACTGGCTGCTCTTGACCATGGCCCTGTTACTGGTTTTGTCCGGTAGGATGGTAGCCGGAGTAGATATGTCCCATAACTGGTTGCTGCCCCTGGGTTTCAGGAGTTCCACTTACCGATCTTTCGATTATTTTCCTTTGATACCTTATGCCGGTTATTTCCTCACCGGCGTGGTCTTGGGGCGTGTTCTTTACCCCAACGGGCAAGCCCGCTTCCGGGTGCCCATGCCGCCGAATCCCATCAGCCGGCTGGGGCAGCATTCCTTGACGGTTTACCTGGTGCACCAGCCGGTACTATGGTCCGGCCTGTATTTGCTTCACAGGTGGGGATTGATTTAG
- a CDS encoding methylenetetrahydrofolate reductase: protein MENRFKSSLLDKNTVSVTWELVPGRGAKEPQQEFAVQAAEQAAKGGKVHALTITDNPGGNPAMLADYLGMEVFQKGIEPLVHFTCKDKNRNQMESQLYALDRAGVRNLLVMTGDYPVTGFKGRPKPVFDLDPVHVLELIEEMNKGLEYPGMKGTIKHQPSDFFAGAAVSPFKATEAEQMVQYYKLKKKLDAGAKFIITQVGYDARKYHELLLVMKQLGYDHVPVVGNIYVLPFGAAKVMNANRIPGCVVTDKLVADIEKEKDAPDKGLEARLLRAAKMYAWMKGLGFAGVHIGGHNVKYEHVEFIIEKGEELSANWQDLIHEFDYSMPNGFYLFEKDEQTGLNKEVPVDRKNRPLDAPVPFVYKLSRFMHNLMFEPGKNLFGTMQRIAANAEGTPRAKRLHRFEHANKVWLYDCKDCGDCALMDLAYVCPMSQCPKNQRNGACEGSYYGWCEVYPNERKCVWVQAYARLKQYGEEEQLNSYRVKPCNWDLYQTSSWINFYLGKDHSAERLGIKHPKQKEEKK, encoded by the coding sequence ATGGAAAACCGTTTTAAGAGTTCCTTGTTGGACAAGAACACAGTTTCTGTCACCTGGGAATTGGTGCCCGGTAGAGGAGCCAAAGAGCCGCAGCAGGAGTTTGCCGTTCAAGCCGCCGAACAGGCCGCCAAGGGGGGCAAAGTTCATGCCCTGACCATTACCGACAACCCCGGAGGAAACCCGGCCATGCTGGCCGATTACCTGGGGATGGAGGTCTTCCAAAAAGGCATTGAACCGCTGGTGCACTTTACGTGCAAAGATAAGAACCGCAACCAGATGGAGAGCCAGTTGTATGCTTTAGATAGAGCGGGAGTACGCAATTTGCTGGTCATGACCGGCGACTACCCAGTGACCGGTTTCAAAGGGCGCCCGAAACCGGTGTTCGACCTGGACCCGGTGCATGTGCTGGAATTGATTGAAGAAATGAACAAGGGGTTAGAATACCCGGGCATGAAAGGGACCATCAAGCACCAGCCCAGCGACTTTTTTGCCGGGGCGGCCGTATCCCCCTTTAAAGCCACGGAAGCGGAGCAAATGGTCCAGTATTACAAGCTCAAGAAAAAGCTGGATGCCGGCGCCAAGTTCATCATTACCCAAGTGGGGTACGATGCCCGCAAGTACCACGAGCTGCTGCTGGTCATGAAGCAGCTGGGCTACGACCATGTGCCGGTGGTAGGCAATATCTACGTGCTGCCTTTCGGTGCTGCTAAAGTGATGAATGCAAACCGCATTCCCGGCTGTGTGGTGACGGACAAATTAGTCGCCGATATCGAGAAAGAAAAAGACGCCCCGGACAAGGGCTTGGAAGCAAGACTGTTACGTGCCGCCAAGATGTATGCCTGGATGAAAGGCCTGGGCTTTGCCGGGGTTCATATCGGCGGGCACAACGTCAAGTACGAGCATGTGGAGTTTATCATTGAAAAAGGCGAGGAACTGAGTGCTAACTGGCAGGACCTGATTCATGAGTTCGATTACTCCATGCCGAACGGTTTCTACCTGTTTGAGAAAGACGAACAGACGGGCCTCAACAAGGAAGTGCCGGTGGACCGGAAGAACAGGCCCCTGGATGCGCCTGTGCCTTTCGTTTACAAGCTGTCCCGGTTTATGCACAACCTGATGTTTGAACCCGGGAAGAACTTGTTCGGCACCATGCAGAGAATCGCCGCCAACGCGGAAGGAACGCCCCGGGCGAAGCGTCTACACCGCTTTGAACACGCCAACAAAGTATGGCTGTATGACTGCAAGGATTGCGGGGATTGTGCCCTGATGGATTTGGCTTACGTGTGCCCCATGTCCCAGTGCCCCAAGAACCAGCGCAACGGGGCCTGCGAAGGCAGTTATTACGGTTGGTGTGAGGTGTATCCCAACGAGCGCAAGTGTGTCTGGGTGCAAGCCTACGCCCGGTTGAAGCAGTACGGTGAAGAGGAACAGCTGAATTCTTACCGGGTGAAGCCCTGCAATTGGGACCTGTACCAGACTTCCTCCTGGATCAACTTCTACCTGGGCAAGGACCACTCGGCGGAACGCCTTGGCATTAAGCACCCCAAGCAAAAAGAGGAGAAAAAGTAA
- a CDS encoding helix-turn-helix transcriptional regulator: MQKNMTQERLAEVIGISRSALSMYELDEREPDIETIIKFADFFQVSTDYLLGRVDHPAMTTPYSYDGLKELIRLVIQEIREEYSEAKQ, encoded by the coding sequence ATGCAAAAAAACATGACCCAAGAAAGGCTGGCGGAAGTCATCGGCATCAGCCGTTCCGCCTTGTCCATGTATGAATTAGATGAACGGGAGCCGGATATAGAGACCATTATCAAATTTGCCGATTTCTTCCAGGTATCCACGGACTACCTGTTAGGGCGTGTAGACCACCCGGCCATGACCACCCCCTACAGCTACGACGGGTTAAAAGAGTTAATCCGCCTGGTGATTCAGGAAATCCGGGAAGAGTATTCCGAGGCCAAGCAGTAA
- a CDS encoding M20 family metallopeptidase, which produces MSSEHVYNDVIDLARELVRIPSENPTGTEKEIGEYVFDWLKRAGIEVWKEPVEGERFNVLARIKGETGDVPSLIWLAHLDTVPAGEGWTKDPFGGEIIDGRLYGRGSADMKGGLAAAMVALRRLASQGFKPRGDLLLVASVDEEGPHMLGAMDVYRKGFASKDCYLVAVEPSDLKILAAHKGPLWYRLEVKGKMAHAGMPQQGIDAIHGMSAVLLRLKEAVQALPYDDDLLGRATVNIGKIRGGVKTNVVPDYCYAEVDLRATYPMTVEEADAVIDRALQEGVAPVPGAVAAWQRLGLKRPPQKIPADSPLLRSFRAAAQAVLGRAEIAGFPAYTDAAIIASLVGSPHCLTFGPGSLSQAHAVDEFVPVQQLPLAAQVLAQAAVHLLNP; this is translated from the coding sequence ATGTCTAGTGAACATGTTTATAATGATGTTATTGACCTTGCCAGAGAATTAGTCAGGATACCGAGTGAAAACCCGACCGGTACGGAAAAAGAAATCGGGGAATATGTGTTTGACTGGTTGAAAAGGGCCGGTATTGAAGTATGGAAGGAGCCGGTGGAAGGGGAGCGCTTCAACGTCCTGGCCCGGATCAAGGGAGAAACCGGGGATGTTCCTTCTCTCATCTGGCTGGCTCACCTGGATACGGTGCCGGCCGGGGAAGGGTGGACGAAAGACCCTTTCGGTGGAGAAATCATTGACGGCCGGCTCTACGGCCGGGGCAGTGCCGATATGAAAGGCGGCCTGGCGGCAGCCATGGTGGCTTTAAGACGGCTGGCCTCCCAAGGCTTTAAACCCAGAGGGGATTTGCTGCTGGTCGCTAGTGTGGATGAAGAGGGGCCCCATATGCTGGGCGCCATGGATGTTTACCGGAAAGGGTTCGCCAGTAAGGACTGTTACCTGGTGGCGGTGGAACCCTCGGACCTGAAAATCCTGGCCGCCCATAAAGGGCCCTTGTGGTACCGGCTGGAGGTCAAGGGTAAAATGGCCCATGCCGGCATGCCCCAGCAGGGCATCGATGCCATTCATGGGATGAGTGCAGTTCTTTTGCGGCTGAAAGAGGCGGTGCAGGCCCTGCCTTATGATGACGACCTTTTAGGGCGGGCCACGGTCAATATCGGCAAGATCCGGGGCGGGGTAAAGACCAATGTGGTGCCCGATTATTGTTACGCGGAAGTGGATCTTAGGGCCACTTATCCCATGACGGTGGAGGAGGCCGATGCCGTGATTGACAGGGCCTTGCAAGAGGGTGTGGCCCCGGTGCCCGGTGCGGTCGCCGCTTGGCAGCGATTGGGCCTTAAAAGACCGCCCCAGAAGATACCCGCTGATTCCCCTTTGCTTCGTTCATTTCGAGCTGCGGCCCAGGCGGTGCTGGGCCGGGCGGAAATTGCCGGTTTTCCCGCTTATACCGATGCGGCCATCATTGCCAGTTTGGTAGGCAGTCCCCATTGTTTAACCTTCGGTCCCGGCAGTCTGTCCCAAGCCCATGCCGTGGATGAATTTGTTCCTGTTCAGCAATTGCCGCTGGCTGCCCAGGTGTTAGCCCAGGCAGCAGTTCACTTACTTAACCCGTAA
- a CDS encoding alanine--glyoxylate aminotransferase family protein, with product MHKKLFIPGPVEVKEDVLAKMATPMIGHRSKEASELQRRISAKMQQLWYTKHRILLSTSSGSGLMEGAIRSCTRKRAAVFSVGAFGDRWYEMAVMNNVPADKFAVEWGKATLPEMVDEVLATGKYDLITITHNETSTGIANPLEEIAPVVEKYPDVVYCVDAVSSAGGMKIEVDKLGIDICITSTQKALGLPPGLAICTMSEKAVQAAREVKYRGYYLDLLSLYEFIEKKDYQYPSTPSLSHMFALDYQLDRILAEGPEERFARHKAMADYVRGWAKTYFALFPEEKYASDTLTVIANTREINVGELNKKLGERGFAISNGYGKLKDKTFRIAHMADLTLDEVKELLGCIEEILALN from the coding sequence ATGCACAAAAAGCTGTTTATTCCCGGACCGGTAGAGGTGAAAGAGGATGTACTGGCGAAGATGGCCACGCCGATGATTGGCCACCGGAGCAAGGAAGCTTCCGAGCTGCAGCGGCGGATCAGCGCCAAAATGCAGCAGCTCTGGTATACGAAGCACCGGATCCTGCTTTCCACTTCCTCCGGCAGCGGTTTGATGGAAGGAGCCATCCGTTCCTGTACCAGGAAAAGAGCTGCCGTGTTTTCCGTGGGTGCTTTCGGGGACCGCTGGTATGAGATGGCCGTGATGAATAATGTGCCGGCGGATAAATTTGCCGTGGAGTGGGGCAAGGCGACCCTGCCGGAAATGGTAGATGAAGTGCTGGCCACCGGCAAATACGACCTGATCACCATTACCCATAACGAAACCTCGACGGGTATAGCTAACCCCCTGGAGGAAATTGCCCCGGTGGTGGAGAAATATCCAGACGTGGTCTACTGTGTGGACGCAGTCAGTTCCGCCGGGGGTATGAAAATCGAGGTAGATAAATTAGGGATTGATATTTGTATCACTTCCACCCAGAAAGCCCTGGGGCTGCCGCCGGGACTGGCCATTTGCACCATGTCGGAAAAGGCCGTCCAGGCGGCCCGGGAGGTTAAATACCGGGGGTATTATTTAGATCTATTGTCGTTGTATGAATTTATCGAAAAGAAAGATTACCAGTATCCTTCCACACCTTCGTTGTCCCACATGTTTGCTTTGGATTACCAGCTGGACCGGATCCTGGCCGAAGGGCCGGAAGAACGTTTTGCCCGGCATAAAGCCATGGCGGATTACGTGCGCGGCTGGGCGAAGACCTATTTTGCCCTTTTCCCGGAAGAAAAATACGCTTCCGATACTTTGACGGTGATTGCCAACACCAGGGAAATCAACGTGGGAGAGCTGAATAAGAAACTGGGTGAGCGGGGTTTTGCCATTTCCAACGGTTACGGCAAGTTGAAGGATAAAACCTTCAGAATTGCCCATATGGCAGATCTCACCTTGGATGAAGTGAAGGAACTCTTAGGGTGCATCGAAGAAATCCTGGCGTTGAACTAG
- a CDS encoding DUF1015 domain-containing protein, with protein sequence MAIIRPFRGIRPLPERAARVAALPYDVVTTEQARDIVRHNPDSFLRIDKAEVDLPEDIDLYDTRVYEQAAANLREFRRQGILVQDQQPYYYIYQLTMAGRTQTGLVACTAVDDYLRGVIKKHELTRTDKEEDRIKHVDYCNAHTGPIFMTYRAQAQVNRWLQTWMEEHPPVYDFVAEDWVRHEAWMIDDPALMEDLTRAFQGIQPLYIADGHHRSASAVKVALKRREANPGYRGDEEFNYFLAVLFPHDQLQILPYNRVVSDLNGLSPAGFLAQVGQKFDIEEIGEKPYAPAAPHTFGMFLEEKWYRLVAKPGSFDEQDPVKSLDVSILQENLLAPVLGITDPRTDARIDFVGGIRGLEELERQVRQGKACAFALYPTTVEQLMAISDAGEIMPPKSTWFEPKLRSGLFIHEL encoded by the coding sequence ATGGCGATTATCAGACCTTTTCGTGGGATTAGACCCCTTCCGGAACGGGCGGCCCGGGTGGCCGCTCTTCCTTATGATGTAGTAACCACGGAGCAAGCCCGGGACATTGTACGGCATAATCCCGATTCCTTTCTCCGGATCGATAAAGCGGAAGTGGATTTGCCTGAGGATATTGATTTATATGACACCCGGGTGTATGAACAGGCGGCCGCCAACCTGCGGGAGTTCCGCCGGCAGGGTATTCTCGTGCAGGACCAACAACCCTATTACTACATTTACCAGTTGACCATGGCGGGACGCACCCAGACCGGTTTGGTGGCGTGTACCGCCGTCGATGACTATTTAAGGGGTGTCATCAAAAAACATGAATTGACCAGGACCGATAAAGAGGAAGATAGGATCAAGCACGTGGATTACTGCAACGCCCATACCGGACCGATTTTCATGACTTATCGCGCCCAGGCGCAGGTTAACCGCTGGCTGCAAACCTGGATGGAGGAGCACCCGCCCGTTTATGATTTTGTCGCCGAGGACTGGGTGCGGCATGAAGCATGGATGATTGATGATCCTGCTTTGATGGAAGACCTAACCAGAGCCTTTCAAGGGATCCAGCCTCTCTACATTGCCGACGGGCATCACCGGTCCGCCTCGGCGGTGAAGGTGGCCTTAAAAAGGCGGGAGGCGAACCCGGGTTACCGGGGGGATGAAGAGTTTAATTACTTCCTCGCCGTTCTCTTCCCCCATGACCAATTGCAAATCTTGCCCTATAACCGGGTTGTCAGCGATCTGAACGGACTGTCCCCGGCCGGATTCCTGGCGCAGGTGGGGCAAAAGTTTGATATAGAAGAGATAGGCGAAAAGCCCTACGCTCCCGCGGCACCCCATACCTTTGGCATGTTTCTGGAGGAAAAATGGTACCGGCTCGTGGCTAAACCCGGTTCTTTCGATGAACAGGATCCGGTTAAATCCCTGGATGTCTCCATCCTGCAGGAGAACCTCCTGGCCCCGGTGCTGGGCATCACGGATCCGCGCACCGATGCCAGGATTGATTTCGTCGGGGGTATCCGCGGGCTGGAGGAATTAGAAAGGCAGGTGCGGCAAGGGAAAGCCTGCGCTTTTGCCCTGTACCCCACCACGGTGGAACAGCTCATGGCCATCAGCGACGCCGGGGAGATCATGCCTCCCAAATCCACCTGGTTCGAACCTAAACTACGAAGCGGTCTCTTTATACATGAATTGTAA
- a CDS encoding DUF362 domain-containing protein, whose translation MAKVWYSPVSDGESREAVAAKVLQLFDAAGFEQLFAKDDLVAVKLHFGEQHNTGHIKPDYIKPLLQRLKSYGTKPYLTDTNTLYKGQRTNSVDHLMQAYEHGFSIENLGVPVIIADGLLSRNHRDVPIKGKHFATVTLANDILDSDALVVLSHLTGHIMTGMGAAIKNLGMGGASRSGKQKQHADVKPVVDKEKCRACGACLRRCPKGAISYVEGVAFIDHETCYGCAECIAACRTGAVKVSWRSSGIRLQEKMVEYALGTVQGKENKICFFNFLMHVTKECDCVERAQDKVIGDIGILASYDPVAIDKASLDLLAQAAGRDLLKELWPENDAGVQLRHAEALGLGYLQYELVQV comes from the coding sequence TTGGCAAAGGTATGGTATTCCCCCGTATCAGACGGTGAAAGCCGGGAAGCGGTGGCAGCAAAGGTGCTGCAGTTGTTTGACGCCGCAGGTTTTGAGCAGCTTTTCGCTAAAGACGACCTGGTAGCGGTGAAGCTGCATTTCGGGGAACAGCATAACACCGGCCATATCAAACCGGATTATATCAAGCCCTTGCTGCAGCGGCTGAAAAGCTATGGGACTAAACCCTATTTAACTGATACTAATACCCTCTACAAGGGCCAGAGAACCAATTCCGTGGATCATCTCATGCAGGCTTATGAACACGGTTTTTCCATCGAGAACTTAGGTGTGCCCGTGATCATTGCCGACGGGCTGTTGTCCCGCAATCACAGGGATGTACCCATCAAGGGCAAGCATTTTGCGACCGTGACCCTGGCCAACGACATCCTGGACAGTGACGCCCTGGTGGTGTTGAGTCACTTGACAGGGCACATCATGACCGGCATGGGAGCCGCCATCAAGAACCTGGGCATGGGCGGCGCCAGCCGCAGCGGCAAGCAAAAACAGCATGCCGATGTAAAACCGGTGGTAGATAAGGAGAAGTGCCGGGCTTGCGGGGCTTGTCTCCGCCGCTGCCCGAAAGGGGCCATTTCCTATGTGGAAGGCGTGGCCTTTATCGATCATGAGACCTGCTACGGCTGTGCCGAGTGCATCGCCGCTTGCCGGACCGGGGCCGTGAAAGTGAGCTGGAGATCCTCCGGGATACGGCTGCAGGAGAAAATGGTGGAATACGCCCTGGGCACCGTGCAAGGGAAAGAAAACAAGATTTGTTTCTTCAACTTTTTGATGCATGTGACCAAGGAATGCGACTGCGTGGAGCGAGCCCAGGATAAGGTGATTGGCGATATCGGCATCCTGGCGTCTTACGACCCGGTCGCCATTGACAAAGCTTCCTTGGACCTGCTTGCGCAGGCAGCGGGGCGCGACTTGTTGAAAGAGCTGTGGCCGGAAAACGATGCCGGGGTCCAGCTCCGGCATGCGGAGGCACTGGGCCTGGGTTACTTGCAGTATGAATTGGTACAAGTTTAA
- a CDS encoding DegV family protein — MEDDDLNRIAIITDSTCDLDRELADKLNIHVLPLKVVFPDGTEYQDGVNITPEEIYAKMPAETPGTSMPGPGEIRALFEKLRDEGYRQVIAIHISSGLSSTLDVVRMVAQDFPELEVEVIDSKALSLALAFLVLKAVQLRDLGIKFREIVEELYRARPRIKVFFVVKTLEYLKKGGRIGLVSGSLGEILDVKPIISINEDGKYYTYGKVRGRGKSLAKLKEIFLEKTKNKTINFAVAHSDALEEAKAIYQELLECTTCKIKESWFGQIGPAMGVHAGPGLVGIAYEELG; from the coding sequence ATGGAGGATGATGATTTGAACAGAATTGCCATTATTACCGACAGCACCTGTGATTTGGACCGGGAACTGGCCGACAAACTCAACATTCACGTACTGCCCTTAAAGGTGGTTTTCCCAGATGGAACAGAGTATCAAGACGGCGTTAACATCACCCCGGAAGAGATTTACGCCAAGATGCCGGCAGAAACCCCCGGTACTTCCATGCCGGGGCCGGGGGAAATCAGGGCCTTGTTTGAGAAGCTGCGGGATGAGGGTTACCGGCAGGTGATTGCCATTCATATTTCCTCCGGGTTGAGCAGTACTCTGGACGTGGTACGCATGGTAGCGCAGGATTTCCCGGAGTTGGAAGTGGAAGTCATCGATTCCAAAGCCTTGTCTCTAGCCCTTGCCTTCTTGGTGTTAAAAGCTGTGCAGCTGCGGGACCTGGGTATCAAGTTCAGGGAGATCGTGGAGGAGCTTTACCGGGCGCGGCCAAGAATTAAGGTGTTCTTTGTGGTGAAGACCCTGGAGTACCTGAAAAAAGGCGGCCGCATCGGCCTGGTCAGCGGCTCCCTGGGGGAAATACTGGACGTCAAGCCTATTATTTCGATTAATGAGGACGGGAAATATTATACCTACGGTAAAGTACGTGGTCGTGGCAAATCCCTGGCCAAATTGAAAGAGATCTTTCTGGAAAAAACGAAAAATAAGACAATTAACTTTGCCGTGGCCCACAGCGATGCGTTGGAGGAAGCCAAAGCCATTTACCAGGAGCTGCTGGAATGTACCACGTGCAAGATTAAGGAGAGCTGGTTTGGGCAAATCGGACCGGCCATGGGAGTCCATGCGGGTCCCGGCTTGGTGGGGATTGCCTACGAAGAGCTAGGTTGA
- a CDS encoding restriction endonuclease gives MVIPGHWWIISAVVALALYLIGDYLCRLEAAAPVGLYEIDRMDKKSFQRFCGRLLKQVGYRVSRPKEARQWVSFVLEKDGLKMALVAKQYGGPVGVRPVEKASAGAARNRCARAIVLTNREFTPEARQRAAELGVELWDRDKLADLIIVSRSRHL, from the coding sequence GTGGTTATACCCGGGCATTGGTGGATCATCAGTGCCGTTGTCGCACTGGCCTTGTACTTAATAGGAGACTACTTGTGCCGGCTGGAAGCAGCCGCGCCCGTAGGGCTATATGAGATAGACCGGATGGACAAGAAAAGTTTCCAGAGGTTTTGCGGCCGGCTGCTGAAACAGGTCGGCTACCGGGTGTCCCGCCCGAAAGAAGCCAGGCAATGGGTGAGCTTTGTCTTGGAAAAAGACGGTTTGAAGATGGCCCTGGTGGCAAAGCAGTACGGCGGGCCCGTCGGGGTAAGACCGGTGGAGAAGGCCAGTGCAGGAGCTGCCCGTAATCGCTGCGCCCGGGCCATTGTGTTAACCAACCGGGAGTTTACCCCGGAGGCACGGCAGCGGGCGGCGGAGCTGGGGGTGGAGCTGTGGGACCGGGACAAGCTGGCTGACCTGATTATCGTTTCCCGCAGCCGGCATCTATAA
- a CDS encoding MFS transporter encodes MWSAFLASVAVVYNQFKVSPAMAVLREQLQVDMVTGGWLMSIFAVAGVMLALPAAAVLMRLGPKLSGLLAVGSVMVGAATGAFAGNPVTLLISRGIEGIGLGLISVVAPAVVAMWFEPHERGLPMGIWAAWVPVGATLALNLGHPFINAFGWRGFWWSGVLLAGIAFLLYALVVTSPEGKKEGGAEPAGPAPSLVEGLKVPAIWVLGLSFAGYNFVAISFGTWAPSFFQERFGLDAGLAGFYAGLVFLVAAFMVVVAGKVLDQVRNRYQVLLISVVLTSLIYSWAFLLPKPEFILPYVMVVPLISSFYPPSVFTLAPETMPSPALAGVAMAVVNMGSNFGALIGPPLVGFAVNAGGSWSYGSVPVAFAMLVSVILAFVFAALAAKKRP; translated from the coding sequence ATGTGGAGTGCTTTCCTAGCCTCCGTAGCGGTGGTGTACAACCAATTTAAAGTGTCGCCGGCCATGGCCGTCTTAAGGGAACAGTTACAGGTGGACATGGTTACCGGCGGCTGGTTGATGTCTATCTTTGCGGTGGCCGGGGTGATGCTGGCGCTGCCGGCGGCCGCCGTTCTCATGCGCCTGGGACCCAAGCTGAGCGGTTTGCTGGCGGTGGGCAGCGTCATGGTAGGTGCCGCCACCGGCGCTTTCGCCGGTAACCCTGTGACCCTGCTGATTTCCCGGGGCATCGAAGGCATCGGTCTAGGGCTTATCTCCGTGGTGGCCCCGGCGGTGGTAGCCATGTGGTTTGAGCCCCATGAACGGGGTCTGCCGATGGGCATCTGGGCCGCCTGGGTGCCGGTGGGAGCTACCCTGGCCCTGAACCTGGGGCATCCTTTCATTAATGCCTTTGGCTGGCGCGGTTTCTGGTGGTCCGGCGTGTTGCTGGCGGGAATTGCTTTCCTCCTCTACGCTTTAGTCGTCACCAGCCCGGAAGGGAAAAAGGAAGGCGGGGCGGAACCGGCGGGGCCGGCTCCTTCCCTGGTGGAAGGCTTAAAAGTGCCGGCTATTTGGGTATTGGGCTTATCTTTTGCCGGTTATAACTTTGTGGCCATCAGTTTCGGCACCTGGGCACCCTCTTTCTTCCAGGAACGCTTCGGTTTGGATGCCGGTCTGGCCGGCTTTTATGCGGGTTTAGTGTTTCTGGTTGCCGCTTTCATGGTGGTGGTGGCGGGTAAGGTGCTGGATCAAGTGCGGAATCGCTATCAAGTGCTGCTCATCTCGGTGGTGCTGACCTCTTTGATTTACAGCTGGGCCTTCCTCTTGCCCAAGCCGGAGTTTATTCTTCCCTATGTCATGGTTGTACCGCTCATTTCTTCCTTCTACCCGCCCTCGGTATTCACCTTGGCGCCGGAGACCATGCCTTCTCCGGCCTTGGCGGGCGTGGCCATGGCGGTGGTCAACATGGGTTCCAATTTCGGGGCTCTGATAGGGCCGCCCCTGGTGGGGTTTGCGGTCAACGCCGGCGGGAGCTGGTCTTACGGCAGCGTGCCGGTAGCGTTTGCCATGCTGGTGAGCGTGATCCTGGCCTTCGTCTTTGCTGCCCTGGCGGCGAAAAAACGCCCCTAA
- a CDS encoding MerR family transcriptional regulator, with protein MVEFDADQPLYTIGVVAELLGVHPETLRVWERNGLIKPARSNKQRLYSNNDLKRLRFVNKMIEEKGLNLAGIKQLIQLYPCWWMRNCEGGRFREDQPQNYAKPCWKEEGTYCIIIEDKADMCSSCEHCPHRVAD; from the coding sequence ATGGTGGAGTTTGATGCCGACCAGCCTTTGTATACCATTGGGGTCGTGGCGGAGCTTTTGGGGGTCCATCCGGAGACCCTGCGGGTGTGGGAACGGAATGGCTTGATCAAACCTGCCAGGAGCAACAAGCAAAGGCTCTATTCCAACAATGACTTGAAACGTCTCCGGTTTGTGAACAAGATGATTGAAGAAAAAGGCTTGAACCTGGCCGGGATCAAGCAGCTGATCCAGCTTTATCCCTGCTGGTGGATGAGAAACTGCGAGGGTGGAAGGTTTAGAGAAGATCAGCCGCAAAATTATGCCAAACCCTGCTGGAAAGAAGAAGGAACTTATTGTATCATAATTGAGGATAAAGCTGACATGTGCAGTTCCTGTGAGCATTGCCCGCATCGCGTGGCAGATTGA